One Kryptolebias marmoratus isolate JLee-2015 linkage group LG21, ASM164957v2, whole genome shotgun sequence DNA segment encodes these proteins:
- the LOC108251257 gene encoding CD276 antigen isoform X1, protein MQPADELFRSLVHFIHFSLVTAGRTMIELKDLKFLIVVNFLWTFSRGDPEVTCVFNSSCLLPCQFQVGSDPLIHWILMRGTANIYVHSYYENQDQLGNQDQLFKGRTSMFKDQISRGNASLLLRGVKVQDEGRYKCYTSTTGGNKESFISLKTETPVSEVSISQEGNRITCSSEGIYPEPELTWSTSPPSNMELQDRPRVQQTEEQLYSISSSLMVSDRDPDLSYSCTVRTQRNQRNQRTATLNNPASVDGSETEATIPCSSSDVPVSNFTWRFNHSQIILTKTEGETSSRVSEEWRKHVEEVSESGSLTLKDLSSTHEGVYTCEARNKEETIISNIFLRISEGSSVWKVVLGVIGVIGVIAAAVFVIKKKQLLCFKQKPNSSGYTPTNTNGAS, encoded by the exons ATGCAACCAGCTGATGAGCTGTTCCGATCACTCGTTCATTTCATCCATTTCAGTTTGGTGACGGCCGGCAGAACAATGATTGAGTTAAAGGACTTAAAGTTTTTGATTGTTGTGAATTTTCTGTGGACTTTCTCAAGAGGAG ACCCAGAGGTGACCTGTGTTTTCAACAGCAGCTGCCTTTTACCCTGTCAGTTCCAGGTCGGCTCTGATCCACTCATCCACTGGATTCTCATGAGAGGAACAGCAAACATATACGTCCACTCCTACTATGAAAACCAAGACCAGCTGGGAAACCAGGACCAGCTCTTCAAAGGCAGAACATCAATGTTCAAGGATCAGATCTCCAGAGGAAACGCCTCCCTGCTGCTGAGAGGAGTGAAGGTTCAGGATGAAGGAAGATATAAGTGTTACACCAGCACCACCGGAGGAAATAAAGAATCATTTATTAGCCTTAAAACAGAAA ctcCAGTCAGTGAGGTCAGCATCTCTCAGGAAGGAAACAGGatcacctgcagctcagaggggATCTACCCTGAACCTGAACTCACCTGGTCCACCAGCCCTCCATCCAACATGGAGCTCCAGGACAGACCCAGAGTCCAGCAGACTGAAGAGCAGCTTTACAGCATCAGCAGCTCTCTGATGGTTTCAGACAGAGATCCTGATCTGAGCTACAGCTGCACCGTCAGAACccagaggaaccagaggaaCCAGAGGACAGCAACTTTAAATAACCCAG CTTCAGTGGATGGGTCAGAAACTGAAGCAACAATCccctgcagctcctcagacgTTCCTGTCTCAAACTTCACCTGGAGGTTCAACCACAGTCAGATCATCCTGACAAAGACTGAGGGTGAAACCTCCTCCAGAGTGTCAGAGGAGTGGAGGAAACACGTGGAGGAGGTTTCAGAGTCCGGCAGCCTCACGTTAAAGGATTTATCTTCAACACATGAAGGAGTTTACACGTGTGAAGCCAGAAACAAGGAGGAGACCATCATTTCTAACATCTTTCTCAGGATAAGTGAAg GGAGTTCAGTTTGGAAGGTGGTGCTTGGTGTGATTGGTGTGATTGGTGTGATTGCAGCTGCAGTATTTGTCATTAAAAAGAAGCAG ctgctgtgtttcaaacagaaaccgAACTCCTCA GGGTACACACCGACCAACACAAACGGTGCTTCCTGA
- the LOC108251257 gene encoding CD276 antigen isoform X2 codes for MSENKNFMVLVVLICLWTLSRGDPEVTCVFNSSCLLPCQFQVGSDPLIHWILMRGTANIYVHSYYENQDQLGNQDQLFKGRTSMFKDQISRGNASLLLRGVKVQDEGRYKCYTSTTGGNKESFISLKTETPVSEVSISQEGNRITCSSEGIYPEPELTWSTSPPSNMELQDRPRVQQTEEQLYSISSSLMVSDRDPDLSYSCTVRTQRNQRNQRTATLNNPASVDGSETEATIPCSSSDVPVSNFTWRFNHSQIILTKTEGETSSRVSEEWRKHVEEVSESGSLTLKDLSSTHEGVYTCEARNKEETIISNIFLRISEGSSVWKVVLGVIGVIGVIAAAVFVIKKKQLLCFKQKPNSSGYTPTNTNGAS; via the exons ACCCAGAGGTGACCTGTGTTTTCAACAGCAGCTGCCTTTTACCCTGTCAGTTCCAGGTCGGCTCTGATCCACTCATCCACTGGATTCTCATGAGAGGAACAGCAAACATATACGTCCACTCCTACTATGAAAACCAAGACCAGCTGGGAAACCAGGACCAGCTCTTCAAAGGCAGAACATCAATGTTCAAGGATCAGATCTCCAGAGGAAACGCCTCCCTGCTGCTGAGAGGAGTGAAGGTTCAGGATGAAGGAAGATATAAGTGTTACACCAGCACCACCGGAGGAAATAAAGAATCATTTATTAGCCTTAAAACAGAAA ctcCAGTCAGTGAGGTCAGCATCTCTCAGGAAGGAAACAGGatcacctgcagctcagaggggATCTACCCTGAACCTGAACTCACCTGGTCCACCAGCCCTCCATCCAACATGGAGCTCCAGGACAGACCCAGAGTCCAGCAGACTGAAGAGCAGCTTTACAGCATCAGCAGCTCTCTGATGGTTTCAGACAGAGATCCTGATCTGAGCTACAGCTGCACCGTCAGAACccagaggaaccagaggaaCCAGAGGACAGCAACTTTAAATAACCCAG CTTCAGTGGATGGGTCAGAAACTGAAGCAACAATCccctgcagctcctcagacgTTCCTGTCTCAAACTTCACCTGGAGGTTCAACCACAGTCAGATCATCCTGACAAAGACTGAGGGTGAAACCTCCTCCAGAGTGTCAGAGGAGTGGAGGAAACACGTGGAGGAGGTTTCAGAGTCCGGCAGCCTCACGTTAAAGGATTTATCTTCAACACATGAAGGAGTTTACACGTGTGAAGCCAGAAACAAGGAGGAGACCATCATTTCTAACATCTTTCTCAGGATAAGTGAAg GGAGTTCAGTTTGGAAGGTGGTGCTTGGTGTGATTGGTGTGATTGGTGTGATTGCAGCTGCAGTATTTGTCATTAAAAAGAAGCAG ctgctgtgtttcaaacagaaaccgAACTCCTCA GGGTACACACCGACCAACACAAACGGTGCTTCCTGA
- the LOC108251256 gene encoding CD276 antigen, producing MINLKNLLVLVILVCLCFLSHGDTEVNCVFNETCILLCEVQNSFDVIIHWIHQKAGEPRVHSYYNGQDQLGHQDQRFKGRTSMFKDQISRGNASLLLRGVKVQDQGRYECFTSTNKGSKQSFIDLKINAPVSEVSISQEGNRITCSSEGIYPEPELTWSTSPPSNMELQDRPRVQQTEEQLYSISSSLMVSDRDPDLIYSCTVRTQRNQRNQRRATLNKPTSVDGLNTKATIPCCSDVPVSSFTWRFNHSQIILTKTEGETSSRVSEEWRKHVEEVSESGSLTLKDLSSTHEGVYTCEARNKEETIISNIFLRISEGIPVWKVVLGATAAAMIVAISVIKMKKLLCFKQKQNSSFQICCVSTRIAQREQNYNQIQRTQNPSKTTKPPSDKKEMKPLNWTPKNTEQSVPVKPPILILIHDNQTSAKVFKNIEKFLSKGQKEETERIEDEIKITCNKLLQE from the exons ATGATTAACCTCAAGaaccttttggttttggtgATCCTGGTGTGTCTGTGCTTCCTTTCACACGGAG ACACTGAGGTGAACTGTGTTTTCAATGAGACCTGCATTTTACTGTGTGAAGTCCAAAACAGCTTTGATGTTATCATCCACTGGATTCACCAGAAAGCAGGAGAACCTCGTGTCCACTCATATTACAATGGTCAGGACCAGCTGGGACACCAGGACCAAAGGTTCAAAGGCAGGACTTCAATGTTCAAGGATCAGATCTCCAGAGGAAACGCCTCCCTGCTGCTGAGAGGAGTGAAGGTTCAGGATCAGGGCAGATACGAGTGTTTTACCAGCACCAATAAGGGAAGCAAACAATCGTTTATTGACCTGAAAATTAATG ctccAGTCAGTGAGGTCAGCATCTCTCAGGAAGGAAACAGGatcacctgcagctcagaggggATCTACCCTGAACCTGAACTCACCTGGTCCACCAGCCCTCCATCCAACATGGAGCTCCAGGACAGACCCAGAGTCCAGCAGACTGAAGAGCAGCTTTACAGCATCAGCAGCTCTCTGATGGTTTCAGACAGAGATCCTGATCTGATCTACAGCTGCACCGTCAGAACccagaggaaccagaggaaccagaggagagcaactttaaataaaccaa CTTCAGTGGACGGTTTAAACACTAAAGCAACAATCCCCTGCTGCTCAGACGTTCCTGTCTCAAGCTTCACCTGGAGGTTCAACCACAGTCAGATCATCCTGACAAAGACTGAGGGTGAAACCTCCTCCAGAGTGTCAGAGGAGTGGAGGAAACACGTGGAGGAGGTTTCAGAGTCCGGCAGCCTCACGTTAAAGGATTTATCTTCAACACATGAAGGAGTTTACACGTGTGAAGCCAGAAACAAGGAGGAGACCATCATTTCTAACATCTTTCTCAGGATAAGTGAAg GGATTCCAGTTTGGAAGGTGGTGCTTGGTGCGACTGCAGCAGCAATGATAGTTGCAATATCTGTCATTAAAATGAAGAAG ctgctgtgtttcaaacagaaacagaactccTCA ttccAAATTTGCTGTGTTTCAACGAGAATCGCCCA aaGAGAACAAAATTACAACCAGATCCAAAGGACACAAAATCCCTCA aaGACAACAAAACCACCATCagataaaaaggaaatgaaaccCCTCA ATTGGACGCCGAAGAACACGGAGCAGTCTGTCCCTGTGAAGCCCCcaattctgattctgattcatGACAACCAAACTTCTGCTAAAGTCTTCAAGAACATTGAGAAATTTCTATCCaaaggacaaaaagaggaaactgaaagaattgaagatgaaataaaaataacctgtAATAAGTTGTTGCAAGAATaa